A section of the Fusarium falciforme chromosome 8, complete sequence genome encodes:
- a CDS encoding HET domain-containing protein: protein MYHNRKATDRRDKVYALLGMSSDDYIPADLSPNYGTPWKHLLHRLVKFLLGEQASVETWEEKETAVIKSMGCILGEVSSVERGGDWSDRQTVHITSKNTPAYLGQKKKWSDRWALHTTVKSIRKGDVACLLQGASKPTIIRPYEDYCAVIAIAVTTDDKRIEGLDIDWPGLLRSITIFPRDFLLVWDWEAEDDECLMSSRVPKTDLKSFLDKAGRLRNMGLILGDLEKYEEAEKNLRKVINAHERAPGKELSHTLAAMDDLALMCGGGGDWKRAKKLGVMADLLGRRGDYAQITEEGMIRIARSFGQELMTLLLDWREDEVKITEEVVEAAARNRSGKEVMALLLDRCGDGIIVTPGLVQTLTKSFNALAMTKLLDQRGPEVKITEEVIEAAAGNHWNGKEVMALLLDQRGSSVKITEQVAKAAVRNSSTGIAVMALLLDRCGDGIIVTPGLVQTLTKSFNALAMTKLLDQRGPEVKITEEVVKAAAGSHWNGEQVMALLLKQRGPEVKITEEVLKEAASNEHSGYRVIKFLHQTIGIKFTAGLIEAAATSGQEEVLWFLDQCETIGSGEESWLKISRLYNAAKNGDAAAVRKLIHDGTPPDKQNIRGVTPLWTASSHGHKAVVQVLLATNAVGVNVRTVAGQTPLFRAAANGHSEVVKLLLDHGAERNYTDKDGRSPLSVAQLYHQPNVIDILTTHDAQEHRRRGYSSGRD, encoded by the coding sequence ATGTACCACAACCGCAAGGCTACTGATCGCCGGGACAAGGTCTATGCCTTGCTCGGTATGAGCTCTGATGACTATATTCCAGCTGACTTGTCGCCTAACTACGGGACCCCGTGGAAACACCTTCTTCATCGACTTGTCAAGTTTCTTCTCGGCGAGCAAGCATCTGTGGAGACttgggaggagaaggagactgCGGTAATCAAGAGCATGGGCTGTATTCTTGGCGAAGTATCCTCGGTGGAAAGAGGCGGTGATTGGAGTGATAGGCAGACCGTGCACATCACCTCCAAGAATACACCTGCATACCTGGGCCAGAAGAAAAAATGGAGTGATCGCTGGGCTCTCCATACCACGGTGAAATCCATCCGGAAAGGTGACGTTGCCTGCCTATTGCAGGGAGCGTCAAAACCTACGATCATCAGGCCATATGAGGATTATTGTGCCGTTATTGCAATTGCCGTTACCACGGACGACAAAAGAATTGAGGGGTTAGATATCGACTGGCCAGGCCTTTTGCGGTCGATAACAATCTTCCCCCGTGATTTTCTACTCGTCTGGGACTGGGAAGCTGAAGACGACGAATGCCTCATGAGCAGCCGAGTACCGAAAACAGATTTGAAAAGTTTTCTGGACAAGGCAGGTAGGTTACGGAACATGGGACTGATTTTAGGAGACTTGGAGAAGTATGAAGAGGCAGAAAAGAATCTTCGAAAGGTAATAAATGCTCATGAGAGAGCACCTGGGAAAGAGCTTTCACATACGCTAGCGGCTATGGACGACCTAGCATTGATGTGCGGGGGTGGAGGCGATTGGAAGCGGGCAAAGAAGCTCGGAGTGATGGCTGATCTACTTGGGCGAAGAGGAGACTACGCCCAGATTACGGAAGAAGGGATGATCCGGATTGCAAGATCATTTGGTCAAGAACTGATGACGCTTCTACTTGACTGGAGAGAGgacgaggtcaagatcaCTGAAGAGGTGGTCGAGGCAGCAGCTAGGAACAGGAGTGGCAAGGAGGTGATGGCACTGCTCCTCGATCGATGCGGTGACGGGATCATAGTCACTCCTGGGCTGGTTCAGACGCTTACGAAATCATTTAACGCGCTCGCCATGACAAAACTCCTCGATCAGCGCGGCCCGGAGGTCAAGATTACTGAAGAGGTGATCGAGGCAGCAGCTGGGAACCACTGGAACGGCAAGGAGGTGATGGCGCTGCTCCTCGATCAGCGCGGCTCCTCGGTCAAGATTACCGAACAGGTGGCCAAGGCAGCAGTTAGGAATAGCAGCACTGGCATTGCGGTGATGGCGCTGCTCCTCGATCGATGCGGTGACGGGATCATAGTCACTCCTGGGCTGGTTCAGACGCTTACGAAATCATTTAACGCGCTCGCCATGACAAAACTCCTCGATCAGCGCGGCCCGGAGGTCAAGATTACTGAAGAGGTGGTCAAGGCAGCAGCTGGGAGCCACTGGAACGGCGAGCAGGTGATGGCACTGCTCCTCAAACAGCGCGGCCCCGAGGTCAAGATCACTGAAGAGGTCCTGAAAGAGGCAGCTTCAAACGAACATTCAGGTTACAGGGTGATTAAATTCCTCCATCAAACTATTGGCATAAAATTCACTGCTGGGTTGATCGAGGCAGCTGCCACCAGCGGCCAGGAGGAGGTCCTCTGGTTCCTCGATCAGTGCGAAACCATTGGCAGTGGCGAAGAGAGCTGGCTAAAGATCTCTCGCCTCTACAACGCCGCCAAAAATGGAGACGCCGCAGCTGTTCGCAAGCTGATCCACGATGGTACTCCTCCAGACAAGCAGAATATTCGCGGGGTAACTCCTTTGTGGACTGCATCTTCACACGGGCACAAAGCAGTGGTCCAGGTTCTTCTGGCAACTAATGCTGTTGGCGTTAACGTACGGACCGTGGCTGGACAGACTCCATTGTTCCGGGCCGCGGCAAATGGCCACTCCGAAGTCGTAAAGTTGCTCCTGGATCATGGTGCTGAACGAAATTATACAGACAAGGACGGCAGATCCCCGCTCTCCGTCGCTCAACTTTACCATCAGCCGAACGTGATAGACATTCTTACTACGCACGATGCACAGGAGCACAGAAGGCGTGGTTACAGCAGCGGCAGGGACTAG